A window from Streptomyces sp. NBC_00271 encodes these proteins:
- a CDS encoding FG-GAP repeat protein: protein MGVARGTANGFAARATLIGQNTRGVPGAGESGDRFGTDVSVGDITGDGYADVVTGVPGEDLAGRTDAGTFAVLRGGSTGLSGTRVQVISQNTAGVPGTAENGDRFGSRTAVVGGHVAVSAPEENSGSGAVWVFPGTASGVTATRSVSCGPRTLAAPVSGARFGAAFHR from the coding sequence GTGGGCGTGGCGCGCGGCACGGCGAACGGGTTCGCGGCGCGAGCCACGCTGATCGGCCAGAACACCCGCGGAGTCCCCGGGGCGGGGGAGAGCGGCGACCGCTTCGGCACCGACGTCTCCGTCGGCGACATCACCGGGGACGGTTACGCCGATGTCGTCACCGGTGTCCCGGGCGAGGACCTCGCCGGCCGGACCGACGCCGGCACCTTCGCCGTTCTCAGGGGCGGTTCGACGGGTCTTTCCGGCACCAGGGTCCAGGTCATCAGCCAGAACACGGCCGGGGTGCCCGGTACGGCCGAGAACGGTGACCGGTTCGGCAGCCGTACCGCCGTCGTCGGCGGGCACGTCGCCGTCTCGGCACCGGAGGAGAACAGCGGCTCGGGAGCCGTGTGGGTCTTCCCCGGCACCGCCTCCGGTGTCACCGCGACCAGGTCGGTGAGCTGCGGACCGCGCACCCTGGCCGCGCCCGTGTCCGGCGCGCGCTTCGGTGCCGCCTTCCACCGCTGA
- a CDS encoding MBL fold metallo-hydrolase: MSPQPLPSWVTWQQRPFPDANLLLLHGRRPALVDSGFVGHAEDTAAWARAHAGDVGLVVNTHWHSDHVGGNALLQAGGAGIAAGAPEADAVARRDPGCCAAEYLDQPVSPYTIDMALDDGQVLRLGEADWEVVSTPGHTPGHLALWQPEERLLVVGDALSDYDVGWVNLALDGPDAAATALASLKRMADLAPRVLLPSHGPIPADPGAAFVTALRRARRLVDDPDGTIWYGARRIFAFALMIRGGIPTDEVEPYLHARAWLTDAARLLGASRPKHSPPSSSP, translated from the coding sequence GTGAGCCCGCAGCCACTGCCGTCCTGGGTGACCTGGCAGCAGAGGCCGTTCCCCGATGCCAACCTCCTTCTGCTCCACGGACGCCGACCGGCCCTGGTCGACAGCGGATTCGTCGGCCACGCCGAGGACACGGCCGCCTGGGCCCGCGCCCACGCCGGAGACGTCGGCCTGGTCGTGAACACCCATTGGCACTCCGACCACGTCGGTGGCAACGCCCTCCTGCAGGCGGGCGGCGCCGGCATCGCGGCCGGTGCCCCGGAGGCGGACGCCGTCGCCCGCCGGGACCCGGGCTGCTGCGCTGCGGAATACCTCGACCAGCCCGTAAGCCCGTACACCATCGACATGGCGCTCGACGACGGTCAGGTCCTCCGCCTCGGTGAAGCCGACTGGGAAGTGGTCAGCACCCCCGGGCACACACCCGGACACCTCGCGCTGTGGCAGCCGGAAGAGCGACTCCTCGTGGTGGGGGACGCGCTTTCGGACTACGACGTCGGCTGGGTGAACCTCGCCCTCGACGGGCCCGACGCGGCCGCCACCGCTCTCGCCTCCCTGAAGCGCATGGCCGACCTCGCCCCGCGCGTGCTGCTCCCCTCGCACGGGCCGATCCCCGCCGACCCCGGTGCGGCCTTCGTCACCGCGCTGCGCCGCGCGCGGCGTCTCGTCGACGATCCCGACGGAACCATTTGGTACGGGGCCCGGCGGATCTTCGCCTTCGCCCTCATGATCCGCGGCGGAATCCCCACCGACGAGGTCGAGCCGTACCTGCACGCGCGGGCCTGGCTGACCGACGCCGCGCGCCTTCTGGGCGCCTCACGCCCGAAGCACTCGCCGCCGAGCTCATCGCCATGA
- a CDS encoding polysaccharide deacetylase family protein codes for MTPSRRTVLAAIAGGALAGCAGPQSTANRSASVTGSSSTSEAIATGTSTPGSSPSATAPSATAPSASRAVTRADIVARFGHAVPHTWGFDAPAVVHALPTARRVIALTFDACGGPGGSGYDRALIDFLRRREIPATLFINSRWIDANPAIFRRLAAEPLFEIANHGTRHRPLSVTGRPAYGIPGTRSAAEVYDEISGNRTKLTRLLGTPPRFFRSGTAYCDDVAARIVTALGERFVSFSVNGDGGATFTPEQVRTTVAAAPGGSIVICHMNHPRGGTARGITAAVPQLLATGHSFTRLSDALR; via the coding sequence ATGACACCCAGTCGCCGGACAGTGCTGGCGGCCATCGCGGGAGGCGCCCTCGCCGGCTGTGCGGGCCCCCAGAGCACGGCCAACCGCAGCGCCTCCGTCACCGGTTCCTCCTCCACATCCGAGGCGATCGCAACCGGCACGAGTACCCCAGGCTCCAGCCCGTCGGCCACCGCGCCCTCCGCCACCGCGCCCAGCGCGTCCCGCGCCGTCACCCGCGCCGACATCGTGGCCCGCTTCGGGCACGCGGTGCCGCATACCTGGGGCTTCGACGCACCCGCCGTGGTCCACGCGTTGCCGACCGCCAGACGCGTGATCGCCCTGACCTTCGACGCCTGTGGCGGCCCGGGCGGCAGCGGCTACGACCGTGCGTTGATCGACTTCCTGCGTCGACGGGAGATACCCGCGACCTTGTTCATCAACTCCCGCTGGATCGACGCCAACCCCGCCATCTTCCGCCGGCTGGCCGCCGAGCCGCTGTTCGAGATCGCCAACCACGGCACCCGTCACCGCCCGCTGTCGGTCACCGGCCGCCCCGCCTACGGCATCCCTGGCACCCGCAGCGCCGCCGAGGTGTACGACGAGATCTCCGGCAACCGAACCAAGCTCACCCGGCTACTGGGCACGCCGCCACGCTTCTTCCGCTCCGGCACCGCCTACTGCGACGACGTCGCGGCACGGATCGTCACCGCCCTGGGAGAACGCTTCGTCAGCTTCTCGGTCAACGGCGACGGCGGCGCCACCTTCACCCCCGAACAGGTCCGTACGACGGTCGCCGCAGCCCCCGGCGGATCGATCGTCATCTGCCACATGAACCATCCCCGGGGTGGCACTGCCCGAGGCATCACTGCCGCCGTCCCCCAACTGCTGGCCACCGGCCACAGCTTCACCCGCCTTTCGGACGCCCTCCGCTGA
- a CDS encoding DUF5709 domain-containing protein translates to MAYEAMGDDVYQPDGSEVQDDAGLLDVSDTLDDRGIDEALDEGYSPPEKPWGVEHTGVTAAERQRGESLDERLAEEVPDIAGQDGDGIGDLWDGDGELIDDEVGDLRAGRLIAPDEGAHEDTEKDLIAYDVGVDGAGASAEEAAMHVIPDSESF, encoded by the coding sequence ATGGCCTACGAGGCGATGGGTGATGACGTCTACCAGCCGGACGGGTCGGAGGTACAGGACGACGCCGGACTGCTGGACGTCTCGGACACCCTCGACGACCGCGGCATCGACGAGGCTCTCGACGAGGGCTACTCGCCCCCGGAGAAGCCTTGGGGCGTCGAGCACACCGGCGTCACGGCGGCGGAGCGGCAACGAGGCGAGAGCCTGGACGAGCGGCTTGCCGAGGAGGTACCGGATATCGCCGGCCAGGACGGCGACGGTATCGGGGACCTTTGGGACGGCGACGGGGAACTCATCGACGACGAGGTAGGCGACCTGCGGGCGGGCCGCCTCATCGCGCCGGACGAAGGTGCTCACGAGGACACCGAAAAGGACCTGATTGCCTACGACGTCGGCGTCGACGGGGCGGGCGCATCGGCCGAGGAGGCCGCGATGCACGTGATCCCCGACTCCGAGTCCTTCTAG
- a CDS encoding FG-GAP-like repeat-containing protein, whose amino-acid sequence MSAAAVIAVAGAGTAVSHAEGAPAGALAADAAASVRADFDGDGYTDVAIAAPGGPLTAADLDGDGFSDLVVGAPGEDIGSARDVGLQTVVWGGAGGLATVTTVGQGRAETRAGHFDGDGHLDLATAYQMRYGPFRRSGAAARTGPLVDLDVRVYAMEAGDVDGDGTTDLVVSSGPWDSDDGGTIPPPRLRLLKGTGNGLVAGPFIAYPDTVSADSIALGDIDADGRSDAVFGPSTPAGAVSWAWRAARRTGSRREPR is encoded by the coding sequence GGCGCCCTCGCCGCCGATGCCGCGGCGTCCGTGCGTGCCGACTTCGACGGTGACGGATACACCGACGTCGCGATCGCCGCCCCCGGCGGTCCGCTCACGGCCGCCGACCTCGACGGTGACGGTTTCTCCGACCTGGTGGTCGGAGCCCCGGGCGAGGACATCGGCAGCGCGCGTGACGTCGGGCTGCAGACCGTCGTGTGGGGAGGGGCAGGCGGGCTCGCCACCGTCACCACGGTCGGACAGGGCCGGGCGGAGACCCGGGCCGGTCACTTCGACGGGGACGGGCACCTGGACCTGGCGACGGCCTATCAGATGCGGTACGGGCCCTTCAGGCGAAGCGGTGCAGCGGCCCGCACCGGCCCCCTCGTCGACCTCGACGTCCGTGTCTACGCCATGGAAGCGGGCGATGTGGACGGCGACGGCACCACCGACCTGGTGGTCAGCAGTGGTCCGTGGGACTCGGACGACGGAGGGACGATCCCGCCGCCCCGTCTGCGACTGCTGAAGGGGACTGGGAACGGTCTGGTGGCAGGGCCGTTCATCGCCTACCCCGACACCGTGTCCGCGGACAGCATCGCCCTCGGTGACATCGACGCCGACGGTCGGTCGGACGCCGTCTTCGGCCCCAGCACGCCGGCAGGGGCGGTCTCGTGGGCGTGGCGCGCGGCACGGCGAACGGGTTCGCGGCGCGAGCCACGCTGA